In Ancalomicrobiaceae bacterium S20, the following proteins share a genomic window:
- a CDS encoding tyrosine recombinase XerC yields the protein MNAPLLIMAPDLAAAVADWQRHLLTERRYSAETLEAYGRDVRQFASFLTTHMGEPPRIETFSELRPADVRAFMARRRQEGSGARSLGRHLAGIRSLVRFLEKRGEANAAPFAAVRSPKAPRGLPKPLAVDAARRLTDPGESLAEEPWIAARDAAVMTLLYGAGLRISEALAITRAAAPIDGVETMRITGKGGKTRLVPILPAIRRAVEDYIALCPWTLAPEEALFRGAKGGPLGPRIVQLAIERLRGALDLPDTATPHALRHSFATHLLSAGGDLRTIQELLGHASLSTTQVYTGVDAGRLLDVYRKAHPRA from the coding sequence ATGAACGCGCCGCTCCTGATCATGGCGCCCGATCTCGCCGCCGCCGTGGCGGATTGGCAGCGACATCTCCTCACCGAGCGGCGCTATTCGGCCGAGACGCTCGAAGCCTACGGCCGCGACGTCCGGCAGTTCGCGTCGTTCCTGACCACCCATATGGGCGAGCCGCCGCGCATCGAGACCTTCTCGGAGCTTCGGCCGGCCGATGTCCGCGCCTTCATGGCGCGGCGGCGGCAGGAGGGCTCCGGCGCCCGCAGCCTCGGCCGCCACCTCGCCGGCATCCGCTCGCTGGTGCGTTTTCTGGAGAAACGGGGCGAGGCCAATGCCGCGCCCTTCGCCGCCGTGCGCAGCCCGAAGGCGCCGCGTGGCCTGCCGAAGCCGCTCGCCGTCGACGCGGCGCGCCGGCTGACCGATCCGGGCGAAAGCCTCGCCGAGGAACCCTGGATCGCCGCCCGCGATGCCGCCGTGATGACGCTGCTCTATGGCGCCGGCCTGCGCATCTCCGAAGCGCTGGCGATCACCCGAGCCGCCGCGCCGATCGACGGCGTGGAGACCATGCGCATCACCGGCAAGGGCGGTAAGACGCGTCTGGTGCCGATCCTGCCGGCGATCCGCCGCGCGGTCGAGGACTACATCGCCTTGTGCCCCTGGACGCTGGCGCCGGAGGAAGCACTGTTTCGCGGCGCCAAGGGCGGCCCGCTCGGGCCCCGGATCGTCCAGCTCGCGATCGAGCGGCTGCGCGGCGCGCTCGATCTCCCGGACACCGCCACGCCGCACGCACTGCGTCACTCCTTCGCCACCCATCTCCTGTCCGCCGGCGGCGACCTGCGCACGATCCAAGAACTGCTCGGCCACGCCAGCCTGTCGACGACCCAGGTCTACACCGGCGTCGATGCCGGCCGCCTGCTCGACGTCTATCGCAAGGCGCACCCGCGCGCCTGA
- a CDS encoding F0F1 ATP synthase subunit delta: MTDTSSFVSGVAHRYASALFELALEANALDKVAADLDAFGALLSESADLDRLVKSPVFRAEDQSRAIGAVLDRAGIAGFAANFILLAARNRRLFAIADMIRGYRQLVAAHKGEVTAEVVSAEPLGEAQLAALKQALIGASSAKEIRVAAKVDPSILGGLIVKVGSRMIDTSLKTKLSSLKVALKEVR, encoded by the coding sequence GTGACTGACACGAGTTCGTTCGTATCCGGCGTCGCGCACCGCTATGCGAGCGCGTTGTTCGAACTGGCGCTCGAGGCGAATGCGCTCGACAAGGTCGCCGCCGACCTCGACGCCTTCGGTGCGCTCCTTTCCGAGAGTGCCGACCTCGACCGGCTCGTGAAGAGCCCGGTGTTCCGGGCCGAGGATCAGAGCCGCGCCATCGGCGCCGTGCTCGATCGCGCCGGCATCGCCGGCTTCGCCGCCAACTTCATCCTGCTGGCGGCGCGCAACCGTCGCCTGTTCGCGATCGCCGACATGATCCGCGGCTATCGGCAGCTCGTCGCCGCCCACAAGGGCGAGGTGACGGCCGAGGTCGTGTCCGCCGAGCCGCTCGGCGAGGCGCAGCTCGCGGCGCTGAAGCAGGCACTGATCGGCGCCAGCAGTGCCAAGGAAATCCGGGTCGCCGCCAAGGTCGATCCGTCGATCCTGGGTGGCCTGATCGTCAAGGTCGGCTCCCGCATGATCGATACTTCGCTCAAGACGAAACTTTCTTCCCTCAAGGTCGCACTGAAAGAGGTCCGCTGA
- the atpA gene encoding F0F1 ATP synthase subunit alpha, translated as MDIRAAEISAILKEQIKNFGQEAEVSEVGQVLSVGDGIARVYGLDKVQAGEMVEFANGTRGMALNLEVDNVGIVIFGTDRDIKEGDLVKRTGAIVDVPVGKGLLGRVVDGLGNPIDGKGPIEGAERRRVDVKAPGIIPRKSVHEPMSTGLKAIDALIPIGRGQRELIIGDRQTGKTAIALDTILNQKPLNGADAPEGQKLYCVYVAVGQKRSTVAQFVKVLEEQGALEYSIVVAATASDPAPMQFIAPFAGCAMGEYFRDNGMHAVIIYDDLSKQAVAYRQMSLLLRRPPGREAYPGDVFYLHSRLLERAAKLNKDNGLGSLTALPVIETQANDVSAYIPTNVISITDGQIFLETDLFYQGVRPAVNVGLSVSRVGSSAQIKAMKQVAGKIKGELAQYREMAAFAQFGSDLDAVTQKLLNRGARLTELLKQPQFSPLKTEEQVCVIYAGINGYLDPLPVARVRAFEDGLLTLLRTQHVDLLNGIRDKKELTDELGAKLKSVVEGFAKTFA; from the coding sequence ATGGATATCCGGGCGGCGGAAATTTCCGCAATCCTCAAGGAGCAGATCAAGAACTTCGGCCAGGAAGCCGAAGTCTCTGAGGTCGGCCAGGTTCTCTCCGTCGGCGACGGCATCGCGCGCGTCTACGGCCTGGACAAGGTCCAGGCCGGCGAGATGGTCGAGTTCGCGAACGGCACCCGCGGCATGGCGCTGAACCTCGAGGTCGACAACGTCGGCATCGTGATCTTCGGCACCGACCGCGACATCAAGGAAGGCGATCTCGTCAAGCGGACGGGCGCCATCGTGGACGTGCCGGTCGGCAAGGGTCTGCTCGGCCGCGTGGTCGACGGTCTCGGCAATCCGATCGACGGCAAGGGCCCGATCGAGGGTGCCGAGCGTCGTCGCGTCGACGTCAAGGCCCCGGGCATCATCCCGCGCAAGTCGGTGCACGAGCCGATGTCGACCGGCCTCAAGGCCATCGACGCGCTGATCCCGATCGGCCGCGGCCAGCGTGAGCTGATCATCGGCGACCGCCAGACCGGCAAGACCGCGATCGCGCTCGACACGATCCTGAACCAGAAGCCGCTGAACGGCGCCGACGCGCCGGAAGGCCAGAAGCTCTACTGCGTCTACGTCGCCGTCGGCCAGAAGCGTTCGACCGTCGCGCAGTTCGTGAAGGTTCTCGAGGAGCAGGGCGCTCTCGAGTACTCGATCGTCGTGGCCGCCACCGCCTCCGACCCGGCGCCGATGCAGTTCATCGCGCCGTTCGCCGGCTGCGCCATGGGCGAGTACTTCCGCGACAACGGCATGCACGCGGTCATCATCTATGACGACCTGTCGAAGCAGGCCGTCGCCTACCGCCAGATGTCGCTGCTGCTGCGCCGTCCGCCGGGCCGCGAAGCCTATCCGGGCGACGTGTTCTATCTGCATTCCCGCCTGCTCGAGCGCGCGGCGAAGCTGAACAAGGACAACGGCCTCGGCTCGCTCACGGCGCTCCCGGTCATCGAGACCCAGGCGAACGACGTGTCGGCCTACATCCCGACCAACGTGATCTCGATCACCGACGGTCAGATCTTCCTCGAGACCGACTTGTTCTACCAGGGCGTCCGCCCGGCGGTGAACGTCGGCCTCTCGGTGTCGCGCGTCGGCTCGTCGGCCCAGATCAAGGCGATGAAGCAGGTCGCCGGCAAGATCAAGGGCGAGCTCGCCCAGTATCGCGAGATGGCCGCCTTCGCCCAGTTCGGTTCGGACCTCGACGCGGTCACGCAGAAGCTCCTGAACCGTGGTGCCCGTCTGACCGAGCTCCTGAAGCAGCCGCAGTTCTCGCCGCTGAAGACGGAAGAGCAGGTCTGCGTGATCTACGCCGGCATCAACGGCTACCTGGATCCGCTGCCGGTCGCTCGCGTCCGTGCCTTCGAGGACGGTCTGCTGACCCTGCTGCGCACGCAGCACGTGGATCTCCTCAACGGCATTCGCGACAAGAAGGAACTCACCGACGAACTCGGCGCCAAGCTGAAGTCCGTCGTCGAGGGCTTCGCGAAGACCTTCGCCTGA
- a CDS encoding F0F1 ATP synthase subunit gamma codes for MPSLKDLRNRIASVKATQKITKAMQMVAAAKLRRAQTAAEAARPFAERMQTVLANMVGAFEGQPDAPVLLAGNGRDQVHLLVVCTAERGLCGAFNSSIARLARDHANRLLAEGKTVKILCVGRKGADQLRRLFADKIIEVIELKGVRALGFEHADPIGRKIIKMFEDGQFDVATLFYSRFRSVIQQIPTAQRLIPAEIPAEAQTASVAGAIYEYEPDEAAILEDLLPRNVSIQVFRALLENAASEQGARMSAMDSATRNAGEMIKKLTTNYNRSRQAMITKELIEIISGADAV; via the coding sequence ATGCCGAGCTTGAAGGATCTGCGCAATCGTATCGCCTCGGTGAAGGCGACGCAGAAGATCACGAAGGCCATGCAGATGGTCGCCGCGGCCAAGCTCCGCCGCGCGCAGACCGCTGCCGAGGCCGCGCGTCCCTTCGCCGAGCGGATGCAGACCGTGCTGGCCAATATGGTCGGCGCCTTCGAAGGTCAGCCGGACGCCCCGGTGCTGCTCGCCGGCAACGGCCGCGATCAGGTGCACCTGCTCGTCGTCTGCACGGCCGAGCGCGGCCTGTGCGGCGCGTTCAATTCCTCGATCGCGCGTCTCGCCCGCGATCATGCCAATCGGCTTCTGGCCGAGGGCAAGACGGTCAAGATCCTGTGCGTCGGCCGCAAGGGCGCGGACCAGCTCCGCCGCCTGTTCGCCGACAAGATCATCGAGGTGATCGAGCTGAAGGGCGTGCGCGCGCTCGGCTTCGAGCACGCCGATCCGATCGGCCGCAAGATCATCAAGATGTTCGAGGATGGCCAGTTCGACGTGGCCACCCTGTTCTATTCGCGCTTCCGTTCGGTGATCCAGCAGATCCCGACCGCGCAGCGCCTGATCCCCGCCGAGATCCCGGCGGAGGCCCAGACGGCGTCGGTTGCCGGCGCCATCTACGAATACGAGCCGGACGAGGCCGCGATCCTGGAGGATCTGCTGCCGCGCAACGTGTCGATCCAGGTGTTCCGGGCCCTGCTCGAGAACGCCGCGTCCGAACAGGGCGCGCGCATGTCCGCGATGGACAGCGCCACGCGGAACGCCGGCGAGATGATCAAGAAGCTGACCACGAACTACAACCGTTCGCGTCAGGCGATGATCACCAAGGAACTGATCGAAATCATCTCGGGCGCCGACGCTGTCTGA
- the atpD gene encoding F0F1 ATP synthase subunit beta — protein MAENKIGRIRQVMGAVVDVQFDDHLPAILNSLETDNRGTRLVLEVAQHLGENTVRTIAMDSTEGLARGQEVTDTGAAIRVPVGDGTLGRIMNVIGEPVDELGPIVHSDTRPIHATAPEYVEQSTEAEILVTGIKVVDLLAPYAKGGKIGLFGGAGVGKTVLIMELINNVAKAHGGYSVFAGVGERTREGNDLYHEMIESKVNVDPHENGGSAAGSKCALVYGQMNEPPGARARVALSGLTVAEYFRDQGQDVLFFVDNIFRFTQAGSEVSALLGRIPSAVGYQPTLATEMGALQERITTTTKGSITSVQAIYVPADDLTDPAPATSFAHLDATTVLSRSIAEKGIYPAVDPLDSTSRMLSPAIVGEEHYNVARRVQAILQRYKALQDIIAILGMDELSEEDKLTVARARKIERFLSQPFHVAEVFTGSPGKLVDLKDTIRGFKGLVEGEYDHLPEAAFYMVGSIEEAVEKAKRLAASAA, from the coding sequence ATGGCTGAGAATAAGATCGGTCGTATTCGGCAGGTGATGGGCGCCGTCGTCGACGTGCAGTTCGATGATCATCTGCCCGCGATCCTGAACTCGCTCGAGACCGACAACCGCGGCACGCGTCTCGTCCTCGAGGTCGCCCAGCACCTCGGCGAGAACACCGTCCGCACGATCGCGATGGACTCCACCGAGGGTCTCGCCCGCGGTCAGGAAGTCACCGACACCGGCGCCGCGATCCGCGTGCCGGTCGGCGACGGCACGCTCGGCCGCATCATGAACGTCATCGGCGAGCCGGTCGACGAGCTCGGCCCGATCGTCCATAGCGACACGCGCCCGATCCACGCCACCGCGCCGGAGTACGTCGAGCAGTCGACGGAAGCCGAGATCCTGGTGACGGGCATCAAGGTCGTCGACCTGCTCGCCCCGTACGCCAAGGGCGGCAAGATCGGCCTGTTCGGCGGCGCCGGCGTCGGCAAGACCGTGCTGATCATGGAGCTGATCAACAACGTCGCGAAGGCGCACGGCGGCTACTCCGTGTTCGCCGGCGTCGGCGAGCGTACCCGCGAGGGCAACGACCTCTATCACGAGATGATCGAGTCGAAGGTCAACGTCGACCCGCACGAGAACGGTGGCTCGGCCGCCGGTTCGAAGTGCGCGCTCGTCTACGGCCAGATGAACGAGCCGCCGGGCGCCCGCGCCCGCGTCGCGCTCTCCGGTCTGACGGTCGCCGAGTACTTCCGCGACCAGGGCCAGGACGTGCTGTTCTTCGTCGACAACATCTTCCGCTTCACCCAGGCGGGTTCGGAAGTGTCGGCGCTGCTCGGCCGTATCCCGTCGGCGGTCGGCTATCAGCCGACGCTCGCCACCGAGATGGGCGCGCTGCAGGAGCGCATCACGACCACGACCAAGGGCTCGATCACCTCGGTGCAGGCGATCTACGTGCCCGCCGACGACCTGACCGACCCGGCGCCGGCGACCTCGTTCGCCCACTTGGACGCCACGACGGTTCTGTCGCGCTCGATCGCCGAGAAGGGCATCTACCCGGCGGTGGACCCGCTCGACTCGACATCGCGCATGCTGTCGCCGGCGATTGTCGGCGAGGAGCACTACAACGTCGCTCGCCGCGTGCAGGCGATCCTGCAGCGCTACAAGGCGCTCCAGGACATCATCGCGATCCTGGGCATGGACGAGCTCTCGGAAGAGGACAAGCTCACCGTCGCCCGCGCCCGCAAGATCGAGCGCTTCCTGTCGCAGCCGTTCCATGTCGCCGAAGTGTTCACGGGTTCGCCGGGCAAGCTCGTCGACCTCAAGGACACCATCCGCGGCTTCAAGGGCCTCGTCGAGGGCGAGTACGACCATCTGCCGGAAGCGGCGTTCTACATGGTCGGCTCGATCGAAGAGGCGGTCGAGAAGGCCAAGCGCCTGGCGGCTTCGGCGGCCTGA
- a CDS encoding F0F1 ATP synthase subunit epsilon, which translates to MAEAFKFELVSPERLVISAEVAQVVVPGSAGEFTMLKGHAPFMTTIRPGVIAVTGADGKQSRIFVRGGFADASPAGLTILAEKAIPVEEIKPEHLAAEIKNAEEDVADATTDEAKAAASFKLEQLKQVFAAVGTGPGATAH; encoded by the coding sequence ATGGCTGAAGCGTTCAAGTTCGAGCTGGTTTCCCCCGAGCGTCTCGTGATCTCCGCCGAGGTCGCGCAGGTCGTGGTGCCCGGTTCCGCGGGCGAGTTCACCATGCTCAAGGGCCATGCGCCGTTCATGACGACGATCCGTCCGGGCGTCATCGCCGTGACCGGCGCCGACGGCAAGCAGAGCCGGATCTTCGTGCGCGGCGGCTTCGCCGACGCCTCGCCGGCCGGTCTGACGATCCTCGCCGAGAAGGCGATCCCGGTCGAGGAGATCAAGCCGGAGCACCTCGCGGCCGAGATCAAGAACGCCGAGGAAGACGTCGCTGATGCGACGACCGACGAGGCCAAGGCGGCCGCGTCCTTCAAGCTCGAGCAGCTGAAGCAGGTGTTCGCGGCCGTCGGCACCGGTCCGGGCGCGACCGCCCATTGA
- a CDS encoding SH3 domain-containing protein, translated as MSQATRQAILAAFAGLALCASIAPASAAARTYIGEITGLDCVSNQAATLVESTDPGARTVGKLPEDTPVKVLGGKVIGKPVAFPNTDDEWNRTWIRVRFNGKTGWVNAGKVNCGG; from the coding sequence ATGTCGCAAGCCACGCGCCAAGCCATCCTCGCCGCCTTCGCCGGCCTTGCGCTATGCGCATCGATCGCCCCGGCCAGCGCCGCCGCCCGAACCTATATCGGCGAAATCACCGGCCTCGATTGCGTCTCCAACCAGGCCGCGACGCTGGTCGAGTCGACCGACCCGGGCGCCAGGACCGTCGGCAAGCTGCCGGAGGACACGCCCGTCAAGGTCCTCGGCGGCAAGGTGATCGGCAAGCCGGTCGCCTTCCCGAACACCGACGACGAATGGAACCGGACCTGGATCCGCGTCCGTTTCAACGGCAAGACCGGCTGGGTCAACGCCGGCAAGGTCAATTGCGGCGGGTGA
- the queC gene encoding 7-cyano-7-deazaguanine synthase QueC, with product MSSPITLDDRGALVLFSGGQDSTTCLAWALTRFGRVETIGFDYGQRHAVEMEQRLVVRDRLRERPDWTDRLGDDHVLDLRTLGRISETSLTADVALAMSATGLPNTFVPGRNLLFLTYAAAIAYRRGLRHIVTGVCETDYSGYPDCRDDTVKALQVALNLGMEARFVLHTPLMWIDKAATWALAAELGGDDLIEIIRRDTHTCYLGDRTPHAWGPGCGRCPACALRMVGYQSWIAR from the coding sequence ATGTCGTCGCCGATCACGCTCGACGACCGCGGCGCGCTCGTCCTGTTTTCCGGCGGGCAGGATTCCACCACCTGCCTCGCCTGGGCGCTGACGCGCTTCGGTCGCGTCGAGACGATCGGCTTCGACTACGGCCAACGTCACGCCGTCGAGATGGAGCAGCGGCTGGTCGTGCGCGACCGGCTGCGCGAACGCCCGGACTGGACCGACCGGCTCGGCGACGACCATGTCCTCGACCTGCGCACGCTCGGCCGCATTTCCGAGACCAGCCTGACCGCCGACGTCGCCCTGGCGATGTCGGCGACCGGCCTGCCGAACACCTTCGTGCCGGGCCGCAACCTGTTGTTCCTGACCTACGCCGCGGCGATCGCCTACCGGCGCGGCCTCAGGCATATCGTGACCGGCGTCTGCGAGACCGACTACTCCGGCTATCCGGACTGCCGGGACGATACGGTGAAGGCCCTGCAGGTCGCGCTCAATCTCGGCATGGAGGCGCGCTTCGTGCTCCATACGCCGCTCATGTGGATAGACAAGGCGGCGACCTGGGCGCTCGCCGCCGAGCTCGGTGGCGACGACCTGATCGAGATCATCCGCCGCGATACCCACACCTGCTATCTCGGCGACCGCACGCCGCACGCCTGGGGCCCCGGCTGCGGCCGCTGCCCCGCCTGCGCGCTACGCATGGTCGGATACCAGAGCTGGATCGCGCGCTGA
- a CDS encoding aminopeptidase: MSIANDFASRLDRLAEVAVHVGLGSIKGQELLMTAPLEAIGLVRRITEHAYKAGATVVTTLFTDDETTLARFRFGHDDSFDHATKWLYDGMASAFRSGAARLAIVGDDPSLLSAQDPAKVSRANRARSTAYRPALELIAGSAINWTIVSAATPAWARQVFPGLPDDQAVAKLWDAIFKASRIDGDDPIAGWHKHNGDLHARAKIMNDKRFAALRFKGPGTDLEVGLCDGHRWAGGSGKAENGITYNANIPTEEVFTTPHRERVNGTVSATKPLSYQGTLIRDISVRFEAGAIVEAHASAGEDVLKRILETDEGSYRLGEVALVPHASPISQSGLLFFNTLYDENAASHIALGQAYAKTVEGASEMDTAAQLARGVNQSLIHIDWMIGSDQIDVDGVHADGTVEPVMRKGAWV, from the coding sequence ATGAGCATCGCCAACGATTTCGCATCCCGTCTCGACCGCCTCGCCGAGGTGGCCGTCCACGTCGGCCTCGGTTCGATCAAGGGCCAGGAACTGCTGATGACCGCGCCGCTCGAGGCGATCGGCCTCGTCCGCCGCATCACCGAGCACGCCTACAAGGCCGGCGCGACCGTCGTGACCACGCTGTTCACCGACGACGAGACCACGCTCGCCCGCTTCCGCTTCGGCCACGACGACAGCTTCGACCACGCGACCAAGTGGCTCTACGACGGCATGGCGAGCGCGTTCCGTTCCGGCGCGGCCCGCCTCGCCATCGTCGGCGACGACCCCTCGCTCCTGTCGGCGCAGGATCCCGCCAAGGTCTCGCGGGCCAACCGCGCGCGCTCGACCGCCTATCGCCCGGCGCTCGAGCTGATCGCCGGCTCGGCGATCAACTGGACGATCGTTTCCGCCGCCACCCCCGCCTGGGCGCGGCAGGTGTTCCCCGGTCTCCCCGACGATCAGGCGGTCGCAAAACTCTGGGACGCGATCTTCAAGGCGAGCCGCATCGACGGCGACGACCCGATCGCCGGCTGGCACAAGCACAACGGCGACCTGCACGCCCGGGCCAAGATCATGAACGACAAGCGCTTCGCGGCGCTGCGCTTCAAGGGCCCCGGCACCGACCTCGAGGTCGGGCTCTGCGACGGCCACCGCTGGGCCGGCGGCTCGGGCAAGGCCGAGAACGGCATCACCTACAACGCCAACATCCCGACCGAAGAGGTCTTCACCACGCCGCACCGCGAGCGCGTGAACGGCACGGTCTCGGCGACCAAGCCGCTCAGCTACCAGGGCACGCTCATCCGCGACATCTCGGTCCGCTTCGAGGCGGGCGCCATCGTCGAGGCGCATGCTTCGGCCGGCGAGGACGTGCTGAAGCGGATCCTCGAAACCGACGAAGGCTCGTACCGGCTCGGCGAGGTCGCGCTCGTGCCGCATGCCTCGCCGATCTCGCAGAGCGGGCTCCTGTTCTTCAACACGCTCTACGACGAGAATGCCGCGAGCCACATCGCGCTCGGCCAGGCCTACGCCAAGACCGTCGAAGGCGCCTCCGAGATGGACACGGCCGCCCAGCTCGCCCGCGGCGTCAACCAGAGCCTGATCCACATCGACTGGATGATCGGTTCCGACCAGATCGACGTCGACGGCGTCCATGCCGACGGCACCGTCGAGCCGGTCATGCGCAAGGGCGCCTGGGTCTGA
- a CDS encoding DUF4892 domain-containing protein gives MKSFVSGGRRAARVAALVLAVSAASAFAKDVAGSKDHPLVGRYAGAEITSYTSSDFDEQQFLIGPVDLKADGEKFTDANAIKVEGKVVRIRYDAPKDRSALEIMRNYETSLKAKGFEPIFACADATCFKGVGSSFRMASFAGDGNVNYRYGDGVRYLLAKASRPAGDVYAAVFVGTSKTGPLVRVTAADLKPMQGDQIQFIDAGAMAQSIAATGHIGLYGIQFDFDKAELKPESRPTLDEIAKVLKADPALALVVAGHTDAKGGFDYNVDLSKRRAAAVVADLTGRHGIAAQRLTPFGAGMAAPIASNDDETGRSKNRRVELVKR, from the coding sequence ATGAAGTCGTTCGTTTCCGGCGGTCGCCGTGCCGCACGCGTCGCCGCGCTCGTTCTCGCCGTCTCCGCCGCGTCGGCCTTCGCCAAGGATGTCGCCGGCTCGAAGGACCATCCGCTGGTCGGCCGCTATGCCGGCGCCGAAATCACCAGCTACACGTCGTCGGACTTCGACGAGCAGCAATTCCTGATCGGCCCCGTCGACCTGAAAGCCGATGGCGAGAAATTCACCGACGCCAACGCCATCAAGGTCGAGGGCAAGGTCGTCCGTATCCGCTATGACGCGCCGAAGGATCGCTCCGCGCTCGAGATCATGCGCAACTACGAAACCTCGCTCAAGGCGAAAGGCTTCGAGCCGATCTTCGCCTGCGCCGACGCGACCTGCTTCAAGGGTGTCGGCAGCTCTTTCCGGATGGCCTCCTTCGCAGGCGACGGCAACGTCAACTATCGGTACGGCGACGGCGTGCGCTACCTTCTCGCCAAGGCGAGCCGGCCCGCCGGCGACGTCTACGCCGCCGTCTTCGTCGGCACCTCGAAGACCGGACCGCTGGTGCGCGTGACCGCCGCCGACCTGAAGCCGATGCAGGGCGACCAGATCCAGTTCATCGACGCCGGCGCGATGGCGCAGTCGATCGCCGCGACCGGCCATATCGGGCTCTATGGGATCCAGTTCGACTTCGACAAGGCGGAACTGAAGCCCGAGTCGCGCCCGACGCTCGACGAGATCGCCAAGGTGCTGAAGGCCGATCCCGCCCTCGCCCTGGTCGTCGCCGGTCATACCGACGCCAAGGGCGGCTTCGACTACAACGTCGACCTGTCGAAGCGCCGCGCCGCCGCCGTCGTCGCCGACCTGACCGGTCGCCACGGCATTGCCGCGCAGCGCCTGACCCCGTTCGGCGCCGGCATGGCCGCGCCGATCGCCTCCAACGACGACGAGACCGGTCGGTCGAAGAACCGCCGGGTCGAGCTGGTCAAGCGCTGA
- a CDS encoding RNA pyrophosphohydrolase, whose translation MTEIAFEDLPYRPCVGVMLLNAQGLVWVGRRFDEGQVEHVAPGHEWQMPQGGIDPGEDPLEAARRELWEETNVRSATLLAEAPDWYAYDIPRSVVGERWKHKWRGQTQKWYAFRFEGDEREIDIANPPAGDVEFAEWRWERMERLPDLIIPFKRPVYEKVVDAFRGFAAP comes from the coding sequence ATGACCGAGATCGCCTTCGAGGATCTGCCCTATCGCCCCTGCGTCGGCGTCATGCTCTTGAACGCGCAAGGTCTGGTCTGGGTCGGCCGCCGCTTCGACGAAGGCCAGGTCGAGCATGTCGCGCCCGGCCACGAATGGCAGATGCCGCAGGGCGGCATCGATCCGGGGGAGGATCCGCTGGAGGCGGCGCGGCGCGAGCTCTGGGAGGAGACCAACGTCCGCTCCGCGACCCTGCTCGCCGAAGCGCCCGACTGGTATGCCTACGACATCCCGCGCTCGGTGGTCGGCGAGCGCTGGAAGCACAAGTGGCGCGGCCAGACGCAGAAATGGTACGCGTTCCGCTTCGAGGGCGACGAGCGCGAGATCGACATCGCCAACCCGCCGGCCGGCGACGTCGAATTCGCGGAATGGCGCTGGGAGCGCATGGAGCGCCTGCCCGACCTGATCATCCCGTTCAAGCGCCCGGTCTATGAGAAGGTCGTCGACGCGTTCCGGGGCTTCGCGGCGCCCTGA
- the rsfS gene encoding ribosome silencing factor → MLDSATVLKAVLASLEDSKAEDIVSIDIQGKSSLGDAMVVASGRSHRHVGAIADRLLQDLKEKGLHDMRVEGLPHCDWVLVDAGDVLVHVFRPEVRGFYNLEKMWSAEPAAPRSQA, encoded by the coding sequence ATGCTCGATTCGGCGACCGTTTTGAAAGCCGTCCTCGCGAGCCTCGAAGACTCGAAGGCCGAGGACATCGTCTCCATCGACATCCAGGGCAAGTCGTCGCTCGGCGACGCCATGGTGGTGGCGTCCGGCCGGTCGCACCGCCACGTTGGCGCGATCGCGGACCGTCTCCTACAGGATCTGAAGGAGAAGGGCCTCCACGACATGCGCGTGGAAGGTCTGCCGCATTGCGACTGGGTGCTGGTCGACGCGGGCGACGTGCTGGTGCACGTGTTCCGCCCGGAAGTCCGCGGCTTCTACAACCTGGAAAAGATGTGGTCCGCCGAGCCGGCGGCGCCGCGTTCCCAGGCCTGA
- the rlmH gene encoding 23S rRNA (pseudouridine(1915)-N(3))-methyltransferase RlmH gives MRILVVAIGRMKAGPERELVDRYVERATKSGRVIGLGPVEVREFSESRAPRADDRRDEEARLLLSAVPDKATLVLLDENGRNPSSEEFAAEIGRRRDAGVPALVFAIGGADGHGAALRTRADLTIAFGTMTWPHQLVRLLLAEQAYRAITILSGHPYHRS, from the coding sequence TTGCGTATCCTCGTCGTCGCCATCGGCCGTATGAAAGCGGGACCGGAACGCGAGCTGGTCGACCGCTACGTCGAACGCGCGACCAAGTCCGGTCGCGTGATCGGGCTGGGGCCGGTCGAGGTTCGCGAGTTCTCCGAATCGCGCGCGCCCCGCGCCGACGACCGGCGCGACGAGGAAGCGCGTCTTCTGCTCTCGGCGGTGCCGGACAAGGCGACCCTCGTGCTGCTCGACGAGAACGGCCGCAATCCGTCGTCGGAGGAATTTGCCGCCGAGATCGGCCGCCGCCGGGATGCCGGCGTTCCGGCGCTCGTGTTCGCGATCGGCGGCGCGGACGGCCATGGCGCGGCGCTCAGGACGCGCGCGGATCTCACCATCGCCTTCGGCACCATGACCTGGCCGCACCAGCTCGTGAGACTGCTGCTCGCCGAGCAGGCCTATCGCGCGATCACGATCCTGTCCGGCCATCCCTATCATCGCTCGTGA